The following proteins are co-located in the Deinococcus metallilatus genome:
- a CDS encoding phosphodiester glycosidase family protein: MKPGRLVWTAVLALLAGAGARPVAIGGVVQAAAVESKVLAGGEALAVWTLPRLGVAVRNDPQDVRLLYGARELRFTPGRGWRAVGFTLAPGQKLGVPELTGGSLYVPLTAVRALGVRVIVDAPDLLDFAAPGAVPAATLPPSPDVGDTAALPAPPQPAPTPPPPAPAPTPPTPPSPPVPPVVTAHLDTVRVSRTLHRTVEVQRVVLELSGQAPHQVVRESAGLSVVLPGVSATPSAQTLASGDTLSIEPGVQGNAAQPTAQTTVRLRTGGGTSEIFTLEDPYRVVIDTTTQLDRTVPPPIDPDALPDGVTYRVRGNLHLLSFDPARFQPRVVTAPLGAARDVASLVQSVGGVAGVNGGYFDPASSLPVDLVAVGGLMTAPSLEKRATIGFTAQGDPLFGYPRPRYVLQGPFGSVTVNTVGTKVRPELLTAFVGDGRSAVGTEGLTTLYLAPGGSTIARVSSGRNVPPAGTLAVTFDPARFPALPRTAGQPLTASLNWQAQDAPWETALDALSAGPLLVQGGRVALNPGREVFDTSANIWRPTRQVAFGVLGGQPTIAYLENGTPEAFAAALAAAGVRDAVRLDSGSSATAYVTGGYANLGGYLNTVWSRPVPNAIVLVPKGQNARK; this comes from the coding sequence GTGAAACCCGGACGGCTGGTGTGGACGGCAGTGCTGGCGCTGCTCGCGGGGGCGGGCGCGCGTCCGGTGGCAATCGGCGGCGTGGTGCAGGCGGCGGCGGTGGAGTCGAAGGTGCTGGCGGGAGGTGAAGCGCTGGCCGTCTGGACGCTCCCCCGGCTGGGCGTGGCGGTGCGAAATGACCCGCAGGACGTGCGGCTGCTGTACGGCGCGCGCGAACTGCGCTTCACGCCGGGGCGGGGCTGGCGCGCGGTGGGCTTCACTCTGGCGCCCGGCCAGAAACTCGGCGTTCCGGAACTGACGGGCGGCAGCCTGTACGTGCCGCTCACGGCCGTGCGGGCGCTGGGCGTGCGGGTGATCGTGGACGCGCCCGACCTGCTGGACTTTGCCGCCCCCGGGGCGGTCCCGGCGGCCACGCTGCCGCCCTCACCGGATGTGGGAGACACGGCGGCCCTTCCGGCCCCGCCCCAGCCCGCGCCGACACCCCCTCCCCCGGCTCCCGCGCCGACACCGCCCACGCCGCCCTCTCCGCCTGTGCCTCCGGTCGTGACGGCACATCTGGACACCGTCCGGGTCAGCCGCACACTGCACCGGACGGTGGAGGTGCAGCGCGTGGTGCTGGAACTCAGCGGCCAGGCCCCGCATCAGGTCGTGCGCGAGAGCGCGGGCCTGAGCGTGGTGCTGCCGGGGGTGAGCGCCACCCCTTCGGCCCAGACGCTCGCGAGCGGCGACACGCTGAGCATCGAGCCGGGGGTACAGGGCAACGCCGCCCAGCCCACCGCGCAGACGACGGTGCGCCTCAGGACGGGCGGCGGCACCAGTGAGATCTTTACGCTGGAAGACCCCTACCGGGTGGTGATCGACACGACCACGCAGCTCGACCGGACCGTGCCGCCGCCCATCGACCCCGACGCGCTGCCGGACGGCGTGACCTACCGGGTGCGGGGCAACCTTCACCTGCTGAGCTTCGATCCGGCCCGCTTCCAGCCGCGCGTGGTGACGGCTCCGCTCGGCGCGGCGCGCGACGTGGCGAGCCTGGTGCAGAGCGTGGGCGGTGTGGCGGGCGTGAACGGCGGGTACTTCGATCCGGCCAGCAGCCTGCCGGTGGACCTGGTGGCGGTCGGCGGGCTGATGACGGCCCCCAGCCTGGAAAAACGCGCCACCATCGGCTTTACCGCGCAGGGCGATCCCCTGTTCGGCTATCCCCGGCCCCGCTACGTGCTCCAGGGTCCCTTCGGCAGCGTAACGGTCAATACGGTGGGGACGAAGGTGCGCCCGGAGTTGCTGACCGCCTTCGTGGGGGACGGCCGCAGCGCGGTGGGGACCGAGGGGCTGACCACACTGTATCTCGCGCCGGGCGGCTCGACCATCGCCCGCGTCAGCAGTGGGCGCAATGTGCCGCCTGCCGGAACGCTGGCCGTGACCTTCGACCCGGCCCGTTTTCCGGCCCTGCCGCGCACCGCCGGGCAACCCCTGACCGCCAGCCTGAACTGGCAGGCGCAGGACGCGCCCTGGGAAACGGCCCTCGACGCCCTGAGCGCCGGGCCGCTGCTGGTGCAGGGGGGGCGGGTCGCCCTCAACCCGGGCCGCGAGGTGTTCGACACGTCCGCCAACATCTGGCGGCCCACCCGGCAGGTCGCCTTCGGCGTGCTGGGGGGCCAACCCACCATCGCCTACCTGGAAAACGGCACGCCCGAGGCCTTCGCCGCCGCCCTCGCCGCCGCCGGAGTCCGCGACGCGGTGCGGCTGGACAGCGGGAGCAGCGCCACCGCCTACGTCACGGGCGGGTACGCCAACCTGGGCGGGTACCTCAACACCGTCTGGAGCCGCCCGGTGCCCAACGCGATTGTGCTGGTGCCGAAGGGGCAGAACGCGCGGAAGTGA
- a CDS encoding 3'-5' exonuclease — protein sequence MNVVVFDLETTGLSPERDAIVEIGALRVRDGRVVEAERFETLVRPLSAAGEPLRIPWYAQRVHGISDEMVRNAPGLAQVLPEFLDFVGGSAVVAHNVGFDGGFMRAAARRHGLVWSPPAEYCTVQLSRRAFPHERSHNLDVLAQRLDLTFAPGGRHRSLGDVQVTAEAFVRLMERLQVRG from the coding sequence GTGAACGTCGTCGTGTTCGACCTGGAAACCACCGGCCTGTCGCCCGAGCGGGACGCCATCGTGGAAATCGGCGCGCTGCGTGTCCGGGACGGGCGGGTGGTCGAGGCCGAACGCTTCGAAACGCTGGTGCGGCCCCTCAGCGCCGCAGGCGAACCGCTGCGGATTCCCTGGTACGCCCAGCGCGTCCACGGCATCAGTGACGAGATGGTCCGCAACGCGCCCGGGCTGGCACAGGTGCTCCCCGAGTTTCTGGACTTCGTGGGCGGCTCGGCGGTGGTGGCGCACAACGTCGGCTTCGACGGCGGATTCATGCGCGCTGCGGCCCGGCGGCACGGCCTGGTCTGGTCGCCGCCCGCCGAATACTGCACGGTGCAGCTCTCCCGCCGCGCCTTTCCCCACGAGCGGTCGCACAACCTCGACGTGCTGGCCCAGCGCCTCGACCTCACCTTCGCGCCGGGTGGACGGCACCGCTCGCTGGGCGACGTGCAGGTGACGGCGGAAGCGTTCGTGCGGCTGATGGAGCGGTTGCAGGTGCGGGGCTGA
- a CDS encoding GTP-binding protein has product MSTINFAAREINCKIVYYGPGMSGKTTNLKHVFSKVPGHLRGEMVSLATEDERTLFFDFLPLDLGSVQGFKTRFHLYTVPGQVFYNASRKLILRGVDGIVFVADSAPNRLRANAESMRNLRENLAEHGIDVRDVPIVLQVNKRDIEGALPVEMIRAVIDPKKELTLFEATAHNGGGVFETLKSVSKLVLDRLSQNK; this is encoded by the coding sequence ATGAGCACCATCAACTTCGCGGCGCGCGAAATTAACTGCAAGATCGTCTACTACGGCCCCGGCATGTCCGGCAAGACCACCAACCTCAAGCATGTGTTCAGCAAGGTGCCCGGCCACCTGCGCGGCGAGATGGTATCCCTCGCCACCGAGGACGAGCGCACCCTGTTCTTCGACTTCCTGCCGCTCGACCTCGGCAGCGTGCAGGGCTTCAAGACCCGCTTTCACCTCTACACCGTGCCCGGCCAGGTCTTCTACAACGCCAGCCGCAAGCTGATCCTGCGCGGCGTGGACGGCATCGTCTTCGTGGCCGACTCCGCGCCCAACCGCCTGCGCGCCAACGCCGAGAGCATGCGCAACCTGCGCGAGAACCTGGCCGAACACGGCATCGACGTGCGTGACGTGCCCATCGTCCTGCAAGTCAACAAGCGCGACATCGAAGGCGCCCTCCCCGTCGAGATGATCCGCGCCGTGATCGACCCCAAAAAGGAGCTGACCCTGTTTGAGGCGACCGCCCACAACGGCGGCGGCGTGTTCGAGACGCTGAAGAGCGTCAGCAAGCTGGTGCTGGACCGCCTGTCGCAGAACAAGTAG
- a CDS encoding ABC transporter permease, which translates to MLTLVLLEFRKLLGMRSARLALLVCLLLPLLWLIAPRLSALLQISLVSGWQLPAVSLGVLVQFLLPLFLAVTCAEMIGAEVSQGTLAPLLLRPVDRTRVIASKLIVALLYPALLIAVLVAGSLLAGLGLGLGSFTGGTGLGPGFFVGVGSLSGGEAFLQVLRGSLLAAVMLMPVAALSLLFGVLYLNTAAAALATLATLNVLRLLVVFPESVQRLLLTSHLDLYARQGNVLQPLVLLLIYTAGFGFLAVYAFERRDV; encoded by the coding sequence ATGTTGACCCTGGTCCTGCTGGAGTTTCGCAAGCTGCTGGGGATGCGGAGCGCCCGCCTCGCGCTGCTGGTGTGCCTGCTGCTGCCGCTGCTGTGGCTGATCGCGCCGCGCCTGAGCGCCCTGCTGCAAATCTCACTCGTCAGCGGCTGGCAACTGCCCGCCGTCAGCCTGGGTGTGCTGGTGCAGTTCCTGCTGCCGCTCTTTCTCGCCGTCACCTGCGCGGAGATGATCGGCGCGGAAGTCAGCCAGGGGACCCTGGCGCCGCTGCTGCTGCGTCCGGTGGACCGCACCCGCGTGATCGCCAGCAAGCTGATCGTGGCCCTGCTGTACCCGGCCCTGCTGATCGCCGTGCTGGTCGCCGGATCGCTGCTGGCCGGGCTGGGCCTGGGCCTGGGGAGCTTCACGGGCGGCACCGGCCTGGGACCGGGCTTTTTCGTGGGGGTCGGTTCCCTCAGCGGCGGGGAAGCCTTCCTCCAGGTGTTGCGCGGCAGCCTTCTGGCCGCCGTGATGCTGATGCCGGTCGCGGCCCTGTCGCTGCTGTTCGGCGTGCTGTACCTGAATACCGCCGCCGCCGCCCTCGCCACGCTCGCCACCCTGAACGTCCTGCGGCTGCTGGTCGTGTTTCCGGAAAGCGTGCAGCGCCTGCTGCTGACCAGTCACCTCGACCTGTACGCGCGGCAGGGAAACGTCCTCCAGCCCCTCGTCCTGCTGCTGATCTACACGGCGGGGTTCGGGTTTCTGGCGGTGTACGCTTTCGAGCGGCGGGACGTGTAG
- a CDS encoding roadblock/LC7 domain-containing protein, translated as MIEPSLALYGDAFDRVDRHLEDLLGATGVRYCLLVDRKGFVLSHKEALWAPRPPALDSVATLVASNAAATAALANMLGERTFSEQIHQGEQGTLYVESVGDSALLTLIFDVSVPLGRVKVHTKKTIAQVAAILGELQDAPPVQFSEDFSKGASALLDDLLG; from the coding sequence ATGATTGAACCTTCCCTCGCCCTGTATGGCGACGCCTTTGACCGGGTGGACCGCCACCTGGAGGACCTGCTCGGCGCGACCGGCGTGCGCTACTGCCTGCTGGTGGACCGCAAGGGCTTCGTGCTGTCCCACAAAGAAGCCCTCTGGGCGCCGCGTCCGCCCGCGCTCGACAGCGTCGCCACGCTGGTCGCCAGCAACGCCGCCGCGACCGCCGCGCTGGCCAATATGCTGGGCGAGCGCACCTTCAGCGAGCAGATTCACCAGGGCGAGCAGGGCACCCTGTACGTGGAGTCGGTGGGCGACTCGGCGCTCCTCACCCTGATTTTCGACGTTTCGGTGCCGCTGGGGCGCGTGAAGGTCCATACCAAGAAGACCATCGCGCAGGTTGCCGCAATCCTGGGGGAACTTCAGGACGCGCCGCCCGTGCAGTTCAGCGAGGACTTCTCGAAGGGTGCCAGCGCCCTGCTGGACGACCTGCTCGGTTAA